A single genomic interval of Brevibacillus brevis harbors:
- a CDS encoding flagellar brake protein: protein MLPRIGQTIRLNFTSSSEETELQTFKSRVADLKDDVASIELPTSENTGRTGVFQPGTECLVWYVGEDGSRYEFRSAIVGRQNNHIPVLLLQLPAKEEIVRTQRRNYLRIDTTVDIAVKLDDPIRRYHFLARTLDISGGGLSFSCEESYHLKEKDNLHVWISLPSKNGQVQHAFVEMEIVRQKPAEEKGLHQWISGKFTQISEQDRAKVVRACYERQLELRKKGVVD, encoded by the coding sequence ATGCTTCCACGAATAGGACAAACAATAAGACTAAACTTCACGAGTTCCTCAGAAGAAACGGAGCTGCAAACTTTCAAAAGCCGTGTGGCTGATTTGAAGGACGATGTAGCTTCCATCGAGTTGCCAACCAGCGAAAACACTGGACGGACTGGGGTATTTCAACCAGGGACAGAATGCTTGGTTTGGTATGTTGGCGAGGATGGCTCACGCTATGAATTCCGCTCTGCGATTGTCGGCAGGCAAAACAATCACATTCCTGTTCTGCTTTTGCAACTGCCGGCGAAAGAGGAGATTGTGCGCACACAGCGACGAAACTACTTGAGAATTGACACTACAGTAGACATCGCAGTCAAACTGGACGATCCGATTCGACGCTATCATTTTCTAGCACGAACGCTGGATATCAGCGGTGGAGGGCTGTCTTTTAGCTGTGAGGAAAGCTATCATTTGAAGGAAAAAGACAACTTGCACGTCTGGATTTCCCTTCCAAGCAAAAATGGACAGGTTCAACATGCTTTTGTAGAGATGGAAATCGTCAGACAAAAACCGGCGGAAGAAAAAGGTTTGCACCAATGGATTTCGGGTAAGTTCACCCAAATCAGTGAGCAAGATCGGGCAAAAGTGGTTAGAGCGTGTTACGAGAGACAGCTAGAGCTTCGCAAAAAAGGCGTTGTGGATTGA
- the prsW gene encoding glutamic-type intramembrane protease PrsW, whose product MIALIGAAVAPGIAILSYFYLRDSLEPEPISMVIRSFIFGMLLVVPIMVLQYIMQNEWNWRDGIVAEVFQSAVVEEFFKWMVIYFTVYKHLEFDEPYDGIVYAVAVSLGFATLENLFYLIINGTNIAIWRAFLPVSSHALFAVWMGYYLGRAKFSKDAKHERLFLWMSITLPIALHALYNVIFLAVQNWLVVIVPFMLVLWWQGLKKVQRAHDFGSKNLSSRPQ is encoded by the coding sequence ATGATTGCTTTGATCGGCGCGGCAGTTGCCCCCGGTATCGCCATCTTAAGTTACTTTTACCTGCGTGACAGTCTCGAACCGGAACCGATTTCGATGGTGATCCGGTCGTTTATCTTTGGTATGCTGCTGGTCGTACCGATTATGGTGCTCCAGTACATCATGCAGAATGAATGGAACTGGCGGGATGGCATTGTCGCGGAAGTTTTCCAATCCGCTGTCGTGGAAGAATTTTTTAAATGGATGGTCATCTATTTTACGGTTTATAAACATTTGGAATTTGATGAGCCATACGATGGTATTGTTTATGCGGTTGCGGTGTCACTTGGTTTTGCTACGTTGGAGAATTTGTTCTACCTTATTATCAACGGAACGAATATCGCCATCTGGCGAGCTTTTCTGCCGGTATCCAGCCATGCGTTGTTTGCAGTGTGGATGGGCTATTATCTCGGACGGGCCAAGTTTTCCAAGGACGCCAAACATGAGCGGCTTTTTTTATGGATGTCGATTACCTTGCCGATTGCCTTGCATGCCCTGTACAACGTGATTTTTTTGGCAGTGCAAAACTGGTTGGTAGTGATTGTGCCATTCATGCTCGTCTTGTGGTGGCAGGGCTTAAAAAAGGTACAAAGAGCACACGATTTCGGTTCTAAAAATCTCTCTTCACGTCCACAATAG
- the fni gene encoding type 2 isopentenyl-diphosphate Delta-isomerase — protein sequence MDRRSIRKLDHIRNALVTGEDAANSFDDVSFVPNSLPNTAFAESSLDTEIASLRLSSPIMINAMTGGAGGTTQINQKLAIIARERNLAMAVGSQMAALRDPEVMDSYRIVRKEHPQGILFANVGAEATVEQATAAVEMIEANGLQIHLNVMQELLMPEGDRDFRGYLERIQAISESLDVPVLVKEVGFGMAKESIEKLMEIGIRTIDVGGRGGTNFAQVENMRSDHPHAMFEDWGFTTVESLLEASTVGHPGMSYIATGGVRHGLDVVKAASLGASAVGMAGAMLRLVQRESLEECLSTVDRWHHQIRVAMTALGIKGLAEAVCTPVMITGKTAERARLRHMQLERLAQR from the coding sequence ATGGATCGTCGCTCGATTAGAAAACTGGACCATATTCGAAATGCTCTTGTCACTGGGGAAGATGCTGCGAATAGCTTTGATGATGTTAGTTTTGTTCCGAATAGCTTGCCGAATACTGCGTTTGCTGAATCCTCACTGGACACCGAGATCGCATCCTTGCGACTTTCCTCACCGATTATGATTAATGCGATGACGGGTGGAGCTGGTGGGACTACGCAGATTAATCAAAAACTGGCGATCATTGCGAGGGAACGCAATCTGGCTATGGCAGTTGGCTCACAAATGGCCGCACTGCGTGATCCGGAGGTTATGGATAGCTATCGGATTGTCAGAAAGGAACATCCACAGGGAATTCTGTTTGCAAATGTTGGGGCGGAGGCGACAGTGGAGCAGGCAACAGCAGCAGTGGAGATGATAGAAGCGAACGGACTGCAAATCCATCTGAATGTCATGCAAGAACTGTTGATGCCTGAGGGAGATCGGGATTTTCGCGGCTATCTCGAGCGAATTCAAGCGATCAGCGAGAGCCTGGATGTGCCGGTTCTTGTCAAAGAAGTCGGTTTTGGCATGGCAAAGGAATCAATCGAGAAGCTAATGGAAATCGGGATCAGAACAATCGATGTGGGTGGAAGAGGCGGAACAAATTTTGCTCAAGTCGAAAATATGCGAAGTGATCATCCTCACGCCATGTTCGAGGATTGGGGATTCACGACGGTGGAGAGTTTGCTAGAAGCGAGTACTGTCGGTCATCCGGGAATGTCGTACATAGCAACAGGGGGTGTTCGTCATGGACTAGATGTAGTCAAAGCTGCTTCTTTAGGTGCGTCTGCTGTCGGGATGGCTGGGGCAATGCTGCGTCTGGTACAACGCGAATCTCTGGAAGAATGCTTGTCTACCGTCGACAGATGGCATCATCAAATTCGTGTGGCGATGACGGCACTAGGTATCAAAGGTCTGGCAGAAGCGGTTTGTACTCCTGTTATGATCACGGGAAAAACAGCGGAGAGAGCTAGGCTTCGCCACATGCAATTGGAGAGACTGGCGCAACGTTAG
- the rpsA gene encoding 30S ribosomal protein S1: MMEETNVSLTDATTISVGDVVKATVTKVEDKQALVDLGYKYDGLIPISELSPLHVEKVSDVVAVGDTFEVKVIKLNDEKEELVVSKKAVAMESSWSDLEQKMQAGEIIEATVKEVVKGGLVVDVGVRGFIPASMVERHFVEDFSDYKGKTLALKVVEMDKEKNKVILSHKAVLEDEVKVQKQSIMDKIQVGQVLEGTVQRMTDFGVFVDIGGVDGLVHVSELAWNRVDKPSDVVKEGDKVQVKVLKIDRENERIGLSIKETQAGPWANVAEDFKAGSILNGTVKRLVSFGAFIELAPGIEGLVHISQIANRRVNTPGEVLKEGQEVQVKVLDVVPQEQRISLSIRAVEEDRVEQAERASKREQQQFTQENNQPMGVTLGELFGDLKDKFK, translated from the coding sequence ATGATGGAAGAAACGAACGTAAGCTTGACGGATGCAACAACCATTTCCGTAGGAGATGTCGTAAAAGCAACCGTAACAAAAGTTGAGGACAAACAAGCGCTTGTAGATCTAGGTTACAAGTACGATGGTCTGATTCCTATCAGCGAACTGTCTCCACTGCATGTTGAAAAGGTATCTGATGTAGTTGCGGTTGGTGATACTTTCGAAGTGAAAGTCATCAAGCTAAACGACGAGAAAGAAGAGCTCGTTGTTTCCAAGAAAGCCGTAGCGATGGAATCCTCTTGGTCTGATCTTGAGCAGAAAATGCAAGCGGGTGAAATCATCGAAGCGACTGTAAAGGAAGTAGTGAAGGGCGGCCTGGTTGTTGATGTAGGCGTTCGCGGCTTCATTCCGGCTTCTATGGTAGAGCGTCATTTTGTTGAAGATTTCTCTGATTACAAAGGCAAAACATTGGCTTTAAAAGTAGTAGAAATGGATAAGGAAAAGAATAAAGTTATCCTGTCCCACAAAGCGGTTTTGGAAGATGAAGTAAAAGTGCAAAAGCAATCCATTATGGATAAAATCCAAGTGGGTCAAGTATTGGAAGGAACGGTTCAGCGCATGACCGATTTCGGCGTATTCGTGGATATCGGTGGAGTTGATGGATTGGTTCACGTATCTGAACTTGCTTGGAACCGTGTAGATAAGCCGTCCGATGTTGTGAAGGAAGGCGACAAGGTACAAGTGAAGGTCCTCAAAATTGACCGTGAAAACGAGCGCATTGGCCTTAGCATTAAGGAAACGCAAGCAGGTCCATGGGCGAACGTAGCAGAAGATTTCAAAGCGGGCTCTATTTTGAACGGAACGGTTAAACGTTTGGTATCCTTCGGTGCATTTATTGAGCTGGCTCCTGGAATCGAAGGCCTCGTACACATCTCCCAAATCGCAAATCGCCGAGTGAATACACCGGGTGAGGTGTTGAAAGAGGGCCAAGAAGTACAGGTGAAAGTTTTGGATGTTGTTCCGCAAGAACAGCGCATTAGCCTCAGCATCCGTGCAGTAGAAGAAGACCGTGTGGAGCAGGCAGAACGTGCGAGCAAGCGTGAACAGCAACAATTCACGCAAGAAAACAACCAACCAATGGGCGTGACATTGGGTGAGTTGTTTGGTGACCTGAAAGACAAGTTCAAGTAA
- the cmk gene encoding (d)CMP kinase — translation MNIAIDGPAGAGKSTVAQKVAGQLEYVYIDTGAMYRALAWAVHHHQLPINDESAVSELLQKNKIQLVRENGQQHVYWNEIDVTSWIRSTEVSQYASIVASYGSVREQMLVLQRRLATQGNVVMDGRDIGTHVLPDADVKIFLTASIQERAERRWKELLAKGTQTDLAELEKEIEERDRRDMQREVAPLRQAEDAVLVDTTGMTIDQVVDRILQICERTGESTH, via the coding sequence ATGAACATTGCCATTGATGGACCAGCGGGAGCAGGCAAAAGCACTGTCGCCCAAAAAGTAGCGGGACAACTGGAATACGTGTACATTGACACAGGTGCCATGTATCGTGCCCTCGCTTGGGCAGTCCACCATCATCAGCTCCCTATCAACGATGAGTCTGCAGTTTCCGAACTTTTGCAAAAAAACAAGATTCAACTGGTTCGGGAAAACGGACAACAACATGTATACTGGAATGAAATCGATGTCACGAGCTGGATACGTTCCACAGAAGTGAGCCAGTACGCCTCCATTGTAGCGAGCTACGGTTCCGTACGTGAACAAATGCTTGTACTCCAGCGGCGATTGGCTACTCAAGGTAATGTCGTCATGGACGGCAGAGATATCGGTACTCATGTTTTGCCTGATGCAGATGTGAAGATTTTTCTGACGGCCTCCATCCAGGAGCGTGCAGAACGCCGCTGGAAGGAACTTCTCGCAAAAGGTACCCAGACAGACTTGGCAGAGCTGGAAAAAGAAATTGAAGAGCGAGATCGACGGGACATGCAGAGAGAAGTCGCACCGTTGCGCCAGGCGGAAGATGCCGTTTTGGTAGACACAACAGGAATGACCATTGATCAGGTGGTCGATCGCATCTTGCAAATCTGCGAGCGAACGGGAGAGTCAACCCATTGA
- the der gene encoding ribosome biogenesis GTPase Der: protein MGLPVVAIVGRPNVGKSTIFNRLIGERVAIVEDMPGVTRDRLYGKGEWLTHTFHVIDTGGIEFGETDEILTQMRYQAELAIDEADVIIMIADSRTGVTDADVELSRMLNRTGKPVVLAVNKADNPEMRADIYDFYSLGLGEPFPVSGSHGLGLGDMLEEVVQHFPAEDDEEKRDDVIRVSIIGRPNVGKSSLTNAILGEERVIVSDVAGTTRDAIDTPFERDDQSYILVDTAGMRKRGKVYETTEKYSVMRAMRSIEDSDVVLVVINGEEGIIEQDKKIAGYAHEAGRGVIIIVNKWDAIEKDDKTMQRFTELIREEFKYLDYAPIMYVSAKSKQRVHTILPKVNEVAQAHAMRIPTAVLNDLVTDATIRTPPPSDRGKRLKINYATQATVKPPTFILFVNDPELMHFSYERYIENKIREAFVFEGTPVRIWTRKKT from the coding sequence ATGGGATTACCAGTGGTAGCCATTGTGGGGAGACCCAACGTGGGGAAGTCCACGATTTTTAACAGATTGATTGGCGAACGAGTCGCGATCGTGGAGGATATGCCGGGAGTAACCCGTGACCGCCTGTACGGGAAAGGTGAATGGTTAACTCATACTTTCCATGTGATTGATACCGGTGGAATTGAGTTTGGCGAGACCGACGAGATTCTTACACAGATGCGTTACCAGGCAGAGCTTGCGATTGACGAAGCAGATGTCATCATTATGATTGCAGATAGCCGCACAGGGGTGACGGATGCGGATGTTGAACTGTCACGGATGCTGAATCGGACAGGAAAACCTGTCGTACTCGCGGTGAACAAAGCGGATAATCCGGAAATGCGTGCGGATATTTACGATTTTTATTCCTTGGGCTTGGGCGAGCCATTCCCTGTCTCGGGTAGCCACGGTCTTGGCTTGGGCGATATGCTGGAAGAAGTGGTTCAGCATTTCCCAGCAGAGGATGACGAAGAGAAAAGAGACGATGTTATTCGTGTATCTATCATCGGCCGTCCAAACGTCGGGAAGTCTTCCTTGACGAATGCGATTCTCGGTGAAGAGCGAGTCATTGTCAGTGATGTTGCCGGAACGACCCGTGATGCGATCGATACGCCATTCGAGCGTGATGACCAAAGCTACATTCTCGTAGATACGGCAGGTATGCGCAAGCGTGGTAAAGTGTATGAAACAACGGAAAAATACAGTGTGATGCGTGCGATGCGTTCCATTGAAGATTCCGATGTCGTGCTTGTTGTCATTAACGGGGAAGAGGGCATTATTGAGCAGGACAAGAAGATCGCGGGTTATGCACATGAGGCTGGCCGTGGTGTCATTATTATCGTGAACAAATGGGATGCGATTGAAAAAGACGACAAAACGATGCAACGCTTTACAGAATTGATTCGCGAAGAATTCAAATACCTGGATTACGCTCCGATCATGTATGTGTCAGCAAAATCGAAGCAACGTGTCCATACGATTCTACCGAAGGTCAATGAAGTAGCTCAAGCACATGCGATGCGCATTCCTACCGCGGTTCTTAATGATTTGGTAACAGATGCGACGATCCGCACGCCTCCACCATCTGATCGCGGCAAACGCTTGAAGATCAACTATGCGACTCAAGCAACAGTGAAACCACCGACGTTCATTCTGTTTGTGAACGATCCGGAACTAATGCACTTCTCCTATGAACGTTACATAGAGAACAAGATCCGTGAAGCTTTTGTGTTTGAAGGCACACCAGTTAGAATCTGGACACGGAAAAAAACGTAG
- the ypeB gene encoding germination protein YpeB, with protein sequence MVYGATARVLFPVALVALIGAGVWGYQEHNEKNSVLIKAENSYQRAFHDLTYHVDKLHDELGKSLVVNSRRQMTPILTNVWRLSYAAQADVGQLPLTLMAFNKTEEMLSRVADFSYRVAVRDLDKQPLSQSEYKTLKSLHTQAKDIQDDLRKVQTLAMDKQLRWMDVETALATNKNKEDNTIIDGFQTIEKKVQEYPDLDWGVGIQSLDKKKQQRIKGIDGNPATKEEAEKNALAFLGLKPGDAKVEVNENGKGQEYSAYSVHVTPNGHKTGINLDVTKRGGKVVWMMNERAVGEEKLDMKQAEEKGRVFLRDHGFDNMQVSEIDSYDRNALFTFVPVQDGVRIYPDGVVVEIALDNGDVTAFNSTEYLFNHKKRMISEPRLSKEEARKKVNPSVKVTDQRLALIEGKNDGKEVLTWEMTGSFEGNSYMVYINAMNGEEEEVVKMETGSGQNEGQ encoded by the coding sequence ATGGTATATGGAGCAACAGCACGCGTGTTATTTCCCGTTGCCTTGGTCGCCTTAATAGGCGCTGGCGTGTGGGGATATCAGGAGCATAATGAAAAGAACTCGGTTCTGATCAAAGCAGAAAACTCATATCAACGGGCTTTTCACGATCTCACATATCACGTGGACAAGCTGCACGATGAGCTTGGCAAATCGCTGGTGGTCAACTCGCGCAGGCAAATGACACCCATTCTGACGAATGTTTGGCGGCTTTCCTATGCGGCACAAGCGGATGTCGGACAACTTCCGCTGACCTTGATGGCGTTTAACAAAACCGAGGAAATGCTGTCGAGGGTCGCAGATTTTTCCTATCGTGTCGCTGTGCGTGACCTGGACAAGCAGCCATTGAGTCAGAGTGAATACAAGACATTGAAGAGTCTGCACACCCAAGCAAAGGATATCCAGGATGATCTGCGCAAGGTACAAACCCTCGCGATGGACAAACAATTGAGGTGGATGGATGTCGAGACGGCATTGGCCACCAATAAAAACAAAGAGGACAATACGATCATCGATGGCTTCCAAACCATTGAGAAAAAAGTGCAGGAATACCCTGATTTAGACTGGGGCGTCGGGATACAGAGTCTCGATAAGAAAAAGCAGCAGCGAATCAAAGGGATCGATGGCAATCCAGCCACCAAAGAGGAAGCAGAGAAGAATGCACTTGCGTTTCTCGGGTTGAAGCCAGGAGATGCGAAAGTAGAAGTAAACGAGAACGGTAAGGGGCAGGAATACTCGGCGTATAGCGTACATGTCACGCCAAATGGACACAAGACAGGCATTAACCTCGACGTCACCAAACGCGGCGGTAAAGTGGTTTGGATGATGAACGAACGTGCGGTTGGCGAGGAAAAGCTGGACATGAAGCAGGCAGAAGAAAAAGGTCGAGTGTTCTTGCGCGACCATGGATTTGACAATATGCAGGTCTCCGAGATTGACAGCTACGACCGCAACGCACTCTTTACGTTTGTACCCGTTCAGGATGGTGTCAGAATTTATCCGGACGGGGTGGTTGTAGAGATTGCGTTGGACAACGGTGATGTTACTGCTTTTAACTCGACGGAGTATCTGTTTAATCACAAAAAGAGAATGATCTCCGAGCCCCGTCTCTCAAAAGAAGAAGCAAGGAAAAAAGTCAATCCGAGCGTAAAAGTGACGGATCAGCGCCTTGCCCTCATCGAAGGGAAAAACGATGGAAAAGAAGTTCTGACGTGGGAAATGACGGGCAGCTTTGAAGGAAATTCGTACATGGTCTACATCAACGCCATGAATGGAGAAGAAGAAGAGGTTGTGAAAATGGAAACAGGATCAGGACAGAACGAAGGACAATAG
- a CDS encoding asparaginase: MSKKILVVNTGGTIAMSVDDSEGVKPLDDQAVNKILPFLEKYAEVTMKNVLNLPSPHMTPAIMNQLRLDIEEAFQHDHYDGIVITHGTDTLEETAYFLDLTLSVHVPIVVTGAMRSSNELGADGPVNLISSVRAAADPASLNKGVIVVFNDEIHAARHVTKTHTSNVATFQSPQYGPIGTIAKKSVQYHHSPLDREHYAISNADANVPLIKAVAGMDPSWLQFLLEQSIDGLVVEAFGLGNLPPAIIPTLQQLLDKGVPIVLVSRCYNGQVQDIYDYEGGGRKLKEMGIIFSNGLNGQKARLKLIVTLQKTRTFKELQLLFDQ, translated from the coding sequence ATGTCAAAAAAAATTTTGGTAGTGAATACAGGCGGCACGATTGCCATGTCTGTCGATGACTCAGAAGGCGTAAAGCCATTGGATGATCAAGCAGTCAACAAAATTCTTCCTTTTTTAGAAAAATACGCGGAAGTCACCATGAAAAATGTACTCAACCTGCCTAGCCCTCACATGACACCTGCGATCATGAATCAACTGCGACTCGATATTGAGGAAGCCTTTCAACATGATCACTACGATGGCATTGTCATTACGCATGGGACTGATACGTTGGAAGAGACCGCATACTTTCTCGACTTGACTTTATCGGTTCACGTCCCGATTGTCGTTACCGGAGCCATGCGCAGCAGCAATGAGCTCGGGGCTGATGGTCCGGTCAATCTTATTTCTTCCGTTCGTGCAGCCGCTGACCCCGCAAGCCTGAACAAAGGCGTTATCGTTGTTTTTAATGACGAAATTCACGCAGCACGTCACGTAACCAAGACACATACAAGCAATGTCGCTACCTTCCAATCCCCACAATACGGTCCGATTGGAACCATTGCCAAAAAAAGTGTGCAGTATCACCATTCTCCATTGGATCGTGAGCACTATGCGATTTCCAATGCTGATGCGAATGTTCCTTTGATCAAAGCCGTTGCAGGCATGGACCCTTCCTGGCTTCAATTTTTGCTGGAGCAATCGATTGACGGACTGGTTGTAGAGGCGTTTGGTTTAGGAAATCTTCCTCCCGCTATCATCCCTACCCTGCAGCAACTACTCGACAAAGGCGTTCCCATCGTGCTTGTCTCCCGCTGCTACAACGGCCAGGTGCAGGATATCTATGATTACGAGGGTGGAGGCCGCAAGCTAAAAGAGATGGGCATCATCTTCTCCAATGGCTTAAATGGGCAAAAGGCTCGTCTCAAGTTAATTGTAACACTGCAAAAAACGCGGACTTTCAAAGAGCTACAGCTGTTGTTCGACCAGTAA
- a CDS encoding cell wall hydrolase: MQIASVFFYIQIYMHNPFFLHQHYAKISIHAKEDSAVRTIWIAGVLVMLVAVGLSGYKVVWKEKNVAAVQEEQIAAPAAKKNTAKTKASFHPSRVSDNDLKIMANAVYGEARGEPFEGQVAVAAVILNRVKSPTFPDTPSAVIFEPRAFTAVADGQIWLTPNESATKAVKNALNGWDPTGGCTYYFNPDTATSGWIWTRPQVKKIGKHIFCR, from the coding sequence ATGCAAATAGCATCGGTCTTTTTCTATATCCAGATTTACATGCATAATCCATTCTTCCTCCACCAACACTATGCAAAGATTTCAATACATGCCAAGGAGGATTCAGCCGTGCGTACAATCTGGATCGCAGGTGTGTTGGTGATGTTGGTAGCAGTGGGCTTGAGTGGATACAAGGTTGTCTGGAAAGAAAAGAATGTAGCCGCCGTACAAGAAGAGCAGATAGCTGCACCTGCAGCAAAGAAAAATACGGCCAAAACCAAAGCCAGCTTTCATCCTTCGCGGGTTTCTGACAATGATTTGAAAATCATGGCGAATGCTGTTTACGGGGAGGCGAGAGGAGAGCCGTTTGAAGGGCAAGTAGCTGTCGCAGCCGTTATTTTGAACCGCGTCAAGAGCCCTACGTTTCCTGATACACCCTCGGCTGTGATATTTGAACCACGCGCTTTTACAGCAGTTGCTGATGGTCAAATATGGCTTACACCGAATGAAAGCGCGACGAAAGCAGTGAAGAATGCACTAAACGGCTGGGATCCGACAGGAGGGTGCACGTACTATTTTAATCCAGATACAGCAACATCCGGTTGGATTTGGACCAGGCCGCAGGTCAAAAAGATCGGGAAACACATCTTTTGCAGATGA
- a CDS encoding YIEGIA family protein — translation MLKELLAYEYVFPLVMGFLFGIMCRIHLLRTDYRQYPTYPHGKIIHVSLGVIASALGALAIPALLKENYTAVTFLTVAAQQFRDVRNMERTTLTEIDKQELVPRGGPYIEGIAMVFEGRNYMVMFTSLVTTTATILFHWWGGVIAGVIALLISRKLRSGKTLSLIAEIEPGEVRVEGRDLYVNDIYIMNVGLADAQEIIREQGVGFILTPRDANAKVTIAHPGQRQAILHDVATQLGVYTDTGEPSLTPLVKRDIKSGRLGVFLLPQEKDLERATSVIRAVPILESVFRMPTKTRIVKKEL, via the coding sequence GTGTTGAAGGAATTGCTAGCATATGAATATGTTTTTCCATTAGTTATGGGCTTCCTATTCGGCATTATGTGCCGGATTCATCTTTTGCGAACAGATTATCGTCAATATCCAACTTACCCCCACGGAAAAATTATTCACGTTTCACTTGGGGTGATCGCGTCCGCGCTCGGAGCGTTAGCGATTCCCGCTCTGCTCAAAGAGAATTACACGGCAGTCACATTTTTGACGGTGGCAGCGCAGCAATTCCGCGATGTCAGGAACATGGAACGAACTACGCTCACGGAGATCGATAAGCAGGAGCTGGTACCTCGTGGAGGTCCCTACATCGAAGGAATCGCAATGGTGTTTGAAGGACGCAATTACATGGTCATGTTTACCTCGTTGGTGACCACGACGGCTACCATTCTTTTTCATTGGTGGGGGGGTGTCATTGCAGGTGTCATCGCCTTGTTGATTTCTCGCAAGCTGCGGTCTGGAAAAACACTGTCGCTGATTGCAGAGATTGAGCCGGGGGAAGTGAGAGTAGAAGGAAGAGACTTGTATGTGAACGACATTTACATCATGAACGTCGGGTTGGCAGATGCCCAAGAGATCATACGTGAGCAAGGTGTGGGTTTTATTCTGACACCGAGGGATGCCAATGCCAAGGTCACGATTGCCCATCCAGGACAGCGACAAGCGATATTGCACGATGTCGCGACGCAGCTCGGGGTATATACAGATACGGGAGAGCCATCGCTAACACCATTGGTAAAACGTGATATAAAGTCTGGGAGACTGGGTGTATTTTTATTGCCGCAAGAAAAAGATCTGGAACGAGCAACGTCCGTCATTCGTGCAGTCCCGATTCTCGAAAGCGTCTTCCGAATGCCAACGAAGACTAGAATCGTGAAAAAGGAGCTGTAG
- a CDS encoding lysophospholipid acyltransferase family protein, whose amino-acid sequence MSYYRLFRGFFRIIFSLVFRWQVIGREHIPKEGPVILCANHISLWDPPLLGSGIERQVHFMAKEELFKIPVLSFLITKFGAFPVKRGAGDRAAIRTTLKLLEDGKIFGIFPEGTRSKTGEPGEAMPGVAMFALKSEAAVIPVAIIGPYRPFRSIKIVYGKPIDLTQLREAKASADTLKEASDLIMENIKQLRNQHLS is encoded by the coding sequence TTGAGTTACTATCGTTTATTCAGAGGTTTTTTTCGCATCATTTTTTCGCTTGTCTTTCGTTGGCAAGTGATCGGGCGTGAACATATACCTAAGGAAGGCCCAGTGATCCTTTGTGCCAACCACATTTCTTTGTGGGACCCACCTCTTCTCGGGAGTGGTATCGAGCGTCAGGTTCATTTCATGGCCAAAGAAGAGCTTTTCAAAATTCCGGTCTTATCCTTTCTCATTACCAAATTCGGTGCATTTCCGGTCAAACGGGGTGCAGGAGATCGTGCGGCGATTCGCACGACTCTCAAACTGCTGGAAGATGGAAAAATCTTTGGAATCTTTCCTGAGGGAACCCGCAGCAAAACAGGGGAACCAGGAGAAGCGATGCCGGGTGTAGCGATGTTCGCTCTCAAATCAGAAGCTGCGGTCATTCCGGTAGCCATTATCGGGCCATATCGACCGTTTCGTTCCATTAAGATCGTTTACGGTAAACCGATCGATCTGACTCAACTGCGCGAGGCCAAAGCAAGCGCTGATACGTTGAAGGAAGCGAGCGATCTGATTATGGAGAACATCAAGCAATTACGGAACCAGCATCTCTCTTAG
- a CDS encoding capping complex subunit for YIEGIA, whose translation MRGLILAVITTNKDRIAGGVPIFIESTTEGMQQTAFTLEKILDAMVHEVSDDTLIIVRHK comes from the coding sequence ATGAGAGGATTAATCTTGGCGGTGATTACGACGAACAAAGACAGGATAGCGGGTGGTGTCCCGATTTTTATCGAGTCTACTACGGAGGGTATGCAGCAAACAGCTTTTACGCTCGAAAAGATACTGGACGCGATGGTGCATGAAGTGAGTGACGATACCCTTATCATTGTTCGGCATAAGTAG